AGTGCGCCCGTAAAGTGGTGCGGTGAAGTTTCCCAGGTTGCACTCAGAGGACACGGGAGGGAGAGAGTTCGGTTGAAGGGGCGTGTCTACGCTGTACATAAACAGCCTGCAGCAGAATATGTCAGCTTGCAGTGCAATGGCGAGGACTGTAGCTCCGTTTCTCCTGGTTGTGCTTATATTCTTCCCATGTGCAGGATGTTGGGAAGCTCCCTGGTTTTGTCATGGTCGGGAATGCCCCATGTACACTGTCGTACATGAATATGAGGTAGTCTCAACTTctgttttaaaatcttttttaaatattgtgattTCTTTACATGATATGTTTAATGAACTTTTATTGTGTTAATAAATCAATTTAAAAGGGATTTGAGGAGCGCATCTACGACACAAGTCATTGGATTACAACTGATATCGCGAGCACCAACAGAGACGATGTAAGCGAGGGATTTTGGAAACTCTATTATTTCAATCAAGgggaaaacaaagagagtaagTAAGCTACTGTAAATGCAATATGTATTCTCATTGTCGTCTTGGTAATggggaaaatgttttatttattttttttattatttatttattttttatttttttttgcacactcatgttgttccaaacaccttcatccgtggaacacaaaaggtgagatGTTTGGCAGCATGTTGGtttgagtcaccattcacttcttttgcattttttttttctttttttttttttatacaataaaagtgaatggtcactgaggctgtcattctgcttaacatatccccttttttatttcacagaataaagtaagtcatatggggttgggacaacataagggagagtaatctattttatataaaatataggctatatataagaTTAAGTATTGAGTAAGttatattatttaaactttaagcTCATAATGTGTGTAATTTTGCTACTTAGAGAGGGAAATTCCTATGACCAGGCCTGTAGTGGTGTCAGTGAAGGAGGCGGATTCTATGGGGGAGAGACAAGTGTCCATTTCAGTCTTTCAGTCTGACACAAACATTCCTGAGCCCAACGATGAGACCATCAGAAAAATAGTAATTCCAGGCAGTACTGTCTATGTCAGGTGAGTTATTTCAAagatgaagtgaaaaaaaaaaggtttattaaTGATCTTGATCTCCTCACTCAAGCATTCCTCAGTCTATCAAGTTACATCTCTTTTCTGGCCATTACCAGGTCGTTTGGTGGGATAGCATCAGATGCTGATGCCTTAGACAATGTGCAGAAACTTAAAGCGGACCTCAAAGCTGCAGGAAAGCAGTTTGATGAAAACAAGTTTGATGCAGCTGGTTACGATGCACCGTGGGACTTGATCAACAGACACAACGAAGTCTGGATCCACGCACTCTGAGGACTTGTTAAGATAGCATAGCAACTACATTTTGTTCCTCATTCTCCCTATACTATGTAGCCTCTTTTGCACTATATTAAATGTTTACTTGCATATCTGATGAAgaaattttaatatataattcatGTTTCAGTTGTAATCATAATATTCAtgcattttatatgcataaattgTGGATGCTCTTTGTAGTTGACATGTTGCTTAACAGCATTATTAACTGGTTTTAGGAATGCGGTGCCACaataacataaaactaatctacaGTTGATTCAGATTACACTGAAAGAATGTACTAAAACTTTCAATATTGAATAACAATATTAGTGCTTTAAAACATTTGgcttctttcttcagaaaaagttgtatattatgtattttaagaCATTCAGTTATCTTTGTTTTTCTTCTAATTCactcatttattaattattttatagtcTGATAGAGGTATCAAATGCAATGTAAAGAATGCATTTATAAAACTGAGGTAAAAAGAAGATAAATGTCCTGAcctagaatgtgtttttttcctttttttttttttttttagaatcaaaCCTGCTACTTACTGAAAGTTCCCCAAAATACAAGAGAAACAGGGTTAGGAATGACCAGAATGAGGATGTTGTTGACATGCATTcagtcaggcatctcatcaaCTTTTGTTCTTGGCAAAAACTCCACCCAATATAACCTGTCAAACCAGTGATCCAGAACTTCCTTTAGGCTGTttgtcatttgattaaaattatggCATGACTCAGTGATACACACAGAAGAAATATTTAGTTTAAGTCTGTAAAAGGAGTGctaacatttttgtaaaactgtaaaaatgtgaAACTTGGCATGGGGTCTTTCCAGTTTACACAATAACCTCAACATGCAGAAAGCATATTGCTTCTGAGAACAGTTTTGTAATTTGCATCCTGGTGCTTATGCAATGACAGTAAAATACACTTGGGCCCTATTTCAAGAGAGCTAGCGCTTAGCGCagcgctatgctttaagtcataggcgcaaagtcagtgggcatggccatgaagttttggtgcaGTCTTTTCGCatgtgggtttggcgaaatttcgtgcgcaaagcgctaatgggctgggtcaagtgcaatttaattctaagTTTCTTCTCCGGTCCGTCTCCTATTGTATAGCCCATTCtatgtcaagcaccagcgatataaataaagacagcacattcataagttgGTTatttaaatggactgtatgcaattaattagaagaatataaatatttctatgacagtgacacgctccttttaaaagcatagaaaatgtgattctcgtcaggatttggatgtaccatccaaaggggatacattttcattagaaaatttaagtattattaatcattttcatctactgacacaaatcatgactagtattaatagtgattgtatcggaacgcACATCACTTCTATTGGTCCATTTTGATTTTgagaaattaaatacatttattgaaacacgagaaaattaaagcaaaaatatttctgAATTCGAATTACACTtaaaacgaaaatataatcaaaataacaatgttgtcaaaaattcacaccaaatacaaacattttacctTCTCCAActaattcaaaaaataaataaataaatcatataataatgttaaattaagtctaaattaagttttatttaagACAAAGATAATGTTTAACATCACTGAACAAATCTGACTACATTATGTTACAACAAGCAATCAAATTTTgaaggttagatcaggtagaaatagctccttaaaggtatagttcacccaaaaatgaaaattctcccatcatttattcacccttctggcatcccagatgtgtattaatttctttcttctgcagaacacaaatgaagactttagAAGTGTatttcaaaattttgaagcttcaaaatccacaaaagggcaacataaaagtactccagacgactctggtagGTTAAATCAATAggttctgaagcaatatgataggagtgagtgagaaaaatattaatatttaagtcctttttccttcacttttactttctccttcttctggtTTTTGGTGAGTCACATTCTTCATGtttatcgccccctactgggcagggaggagaatttatgattaaaaaaatgacttaaatattgatctgtttctcacacccatcatatcgtgtttgaaaacatggatttaactactggagtcctCTGgaaccacttgcattgtatggacatacagagctgaaatattcttctaaaaatctttgtttgtgttctgcagaggaaagaaag
The genomic region above belongs to Myxocyprinus asiaticus isolate MX2 ecotype Aquarium Trade chromosome 23, UBuf_Myxa_2, whole genome shotgun sequence and contains:
- the LOC127414350 gene encoding heme-binding protein 2-like, yielding MSACSAMARTVAPFLLVVLIFFPCAGCWEAPWFCHGRECPMYTVVHEYEGFEERIYDTSHWITTDIASTNRDDVSEGFWKLYYFNQGENKEKREIPMTRPVVVSVKEADSMGERQVSISVFQSDTNIPEPNDETIRKIVIPGSTVYVRSFGGIASDADALDNVQKLKADLKAAGKQFDENKFDAAGYDAPWDLINRHNEVWIHAL